A stretch of Campylobacter gracilis DNA encodes these proteins:
- a CDS encoding HP0495 family protein has product MACILGAEKPKIDYPLFWEYKVVLDATTQKREQIDEILKGENYKIDFSRFSNGGKYMSFNVSVFVNSDTHRNEIFERLKARFKYIL; this is encoded by the coding sequence GTGGCGTGTATATTAGGGGCTGAAAAGCCAAAAATTGACTATCCGCTCTTTTGGGAATACAAAGTAGTCCTAGATGCGACCACCCAAAAGCGCGAGCAGATCGATGAAATTTTAAAGGGCGAGAATTACAAAATAGACTTTTCGCGCTTTTCAAACGGCGGCAAATATATGAGCTTCAACGTAAGCGTCTTCGTAAATAGCGATACGCATAGAAATGAAATTTTCGAGCGCTTGAAGGCTCGTTTTAAATACATACTGTAG
- a CDS encoding DUF3737 family protein, whose amino-acid sequence MQILKQKHFSGERALFGAKDLRIENSVFGEGESPLKHSANIVAQNCKFEWKYPFWYAENIRAQDCFFDEIARAGIWYSRGVVLKDCLYGAPKGLRRVKDAALQNVEFHDAQETLWHCSDVTLKNVTAKGAYFGLDCENLSIENLSLFGDYCFDGCINVTIKNSKLLSKDAFWNCENILIEDCFIAGEYFGWNSKNVTLRNCKIESLQGFCYMQNLHLQDCELINTTLAFEYSDVRAEVKGAIDSVKNPSSGLIRAASIGELILDGATDASKTEIITELRA is encoded by the coding sequence ATGCAAATATTAAAACAAAAGCACTTTAGCGGCGAGCGCGCGTTATTCGGTGCAAAGGATCTGCGGATCGAAAATTCCGTCTTCGGTGAGGGCGAGTCGCCACTAAAACACAGCGCAAATATCGTCGCGCAAAATTGTAAATTTGAGTGGAAATATCCGTTTTGGTACGCCGAAAATATCCGCGCACAGGACTGCTTCTTCGACGAGATCGCGCGCGCAGGGATCTGGTATAGCCGCGGCGTGGTGCTAAAAGACTGCCTCTACGGCGCACCCAAGGGGCTTCGCCGCGTAAAAGATGCCGCACTGCAAAACGTAGAATTTCATGATGCGCAAGAGACCTTGTGGCACTGCAGCGACGTTACGCTAAAAAACGTCACCGCAAAGGGCGCGTATTTCGGGCTTGATTGCGAAAACTTAAGCATCGAAAATCTATCGCTCTTCGGGGATTATTGCTTCGACGGCTGCATAAACGTAACGATCAAAAACTCCAAACTCCTATCCAAGGACGCGTTTTGGAACTGCGAAAATATCCTCATCGAGGACTGCTTTATCGCGGGCGAGTACTTCGGGTGGAATTCCAAAAACGTAACGCTGCGAAACTGCAAAATCGAGAGTCTGCAGGGCTTTTGCTATATGCAAAATTTGCACTTGCAAGACTGCGAGCTCATAAATACGACGCTAGCGTTTGAATACAGCGACGTCCGTGCCGAGGTAAAAGGCGCAATCGATAGCGTCAAAAATCCAAGCAGCGGGCTAATCCGCGCGGCAAGCATCGGCGAGCTGATCCTAGACGGCGCAACGGACGCGTCTAAAACTGAAATTATTACTGAATTAAGGGCGTAA
- a CDS encoding MalY/PatB family protein yields MGLFDFISGKEKYDFDTLPNRRGTKSLKWDVGENELPMWVADMDFAVAPEIIEALQKRLNERVLGYSIIDDEWRSAYQGWWLARHDYEIQKEWLIYAGGTLPAIDSIIRKLTSPAENVLLMSPVYNCFYYCIKNAARVPMENELAYANGDYSINWEDLQAKLADPQTTLFILCNPHNPVGRTFSRDDLARIGELCEKHGVTVLSDEVHCDLTEPGVRYTPFAAASKSCERISASIIAPTKAFNIAGLQSAAVFAADKRLRHKISKALNSDDIAEPNFFGVQGAIAAFTKGAPWLDALREYLSENRKFATEFIARELPQVHVVPQDATYLMWLDAGAYTQDSAELARFIREKTGLYLSCGAQYGKGGEKFLRLNIATSRALLKDGLGRLKEALKICPH; encoded by the coding sequence ATGGGACTTTTTGATTTTATAAGCGGCAAGGAGAAATACGACTTCGACACCCTACCGAACCGCCGCGGCACGAAGTCGCTTAAATGGGACGTAGGCGAGAACGAGCTTCCGATGTGGGTCGCGGATATGGACTTTGCCGTAGCGCCCGAGATCATCGAGGCTCTGCAAAAGCGGCTAAATGAGCGAGTTTTGGGCTATTCGATTATCGATGATGAATGGCGTAGCGCGTATCAAGGCTGGTGGCTTGCGCGCCACGATTATGAAATCCAAAAGGAGTGGCTGATCTATGCCGGCGGCACGCTGCCCGCGATCGACTCGATCATCCGTAAGCTTACTTCGCCCGCCGAAAACGTGCTGCTGATGAGCCCCGTTTACAACTGCTTCTACTACTGCATCAAAAACGCCGCCCGCGTGCCGATGGAAAATGAGCTTGCCTATGCTAACGGCGATTATAGCATCAATTGGGAGGATCTACAGGCTAAGCTCGCCGATCCGCAGACGACGCTTTTTATCCTTTGCAACCCGCACAATCCGGTCGGACGCACCTTTAGCAGGGACGATCTTGCTCGTATCGGCGAGCTGTGTGAGAAGCACGGCGTGACGGTGCTTAGCGATGAGGTGCATTGCGATCTGACCGAGCCGGGCGTACGTTACACGCCTTTTGCTGCGGCAAGCAAGAGCTGCGAGAGGATCTCGGCCAGCATAATCGCGCCAACCAAGGCGTTTAACATCGCGGGGCTGCAGAGCGCGGCGGTTTTTGCCGCGGATAAACGCTTGCGTCATAAAATTTCAAAGGCGCTAAATTCCGACGACATCGCCGAGCCGAATTTTTTCGGTGTCCAAGGAGCGATCGCCGCATTTACGAAGGGTGCGCCGTGGCTGGACGCGCTGCGCGAATACCTCAGCGAAAATCGTAAATTCGCGACGGAATTTATCGCGCGTGAGCTTCCGCAGGTGCATGTCGTGCCGCAAGACGCGACTTATCTGATGTGGCTTGACGCGGGCGCTTACACGCAGGATAGCGCGGAGCTTGCGCGCTTCATCCGCGAAAAAACGGGGCTGTATCTCTCCTGCGGCGCGCAATACGGCAAGGGCGGCGAGAAATTTTTGCGCCTAAATATCGCGACCTCTAGAGCGCTGCTAAAAGACGGGCTAGGGCGGCTGAAAGAGGCGCTAAAGATTTGCCCGCATTAA
- a CDS encoding DUF3137 domain-containing protein — translation MDRNGDSQKLYLLEKRREKLSRISKLISFLIILLLLGLYVLLNTRAEPVSFDTNWLIVALFIIFPVLNGLLYRLFCGLSSSKNEGAQRANFDKFSGFDTAQDRGALGQGAAQTEQIFSVDAKEGQVLKAEAGEDSGSKDSDSRTSSTYGRFESKVAEGEGGGKESGVAGSKFNFLADLQSLEDERAALQKAVKKAGLIAAVVGTSVGALVARFWDEVAASVFFGISVYGVVSALLTASKRRNFRSNFKNRVVASIAKSFGLSYDENGGLGTDEFFEIYDCYINEQSSEDMMSGEVQGVRVSFSDFYAAEKVRTKNGTRTDVKFQGVLFVADFHKRLNCEVRVCHKNSRNLRRYGQRANMDDVKFEEFFDVYTTDQVGARYALTPLLMQRLTEVYLRLGSQINAVLREDKIYVAIETWRDNFEPRIDCSLKQDATIALYVDEIGALVGIVSELNLNRKIWSE, via the coding sequence ATGGATAGAAACGGCGATTCGCAGAAGCTTTACCTGCTTGAAAAACGGCGCGAAAAGCTCTCGCGCATTAGCAAGCTCATCTCATTTTTGATAATCCTGCTGCTGCTCGGGCTTTACGTGCTTTTAAATACGAGGGCGGAGCCCGTCTCGTTTGATACAAACTGGCTAATAGTCGCGCTTTTCATCATCTTCCCGGTTTTAAACGGACTGCTCTACCGTCTATTTTGCGGCTTGAGCTCTAGCAAAAACGAGGGCGCACAGCGCGCAAATTTTGATAAATTTAGCGGCTTTGATACGGCGCAAGACAGGGGCGCGCTAGGGCAGGGCGCAGCGCAAACCGAGCAAATTTTTAGCGTCGATGCGAAAGAGGGGCAGGTATTAAAAGCTGAAGCGGGCGAGGATAGCGGCTCCAAAGACAGCGATAGCCGCACATCCTCTACCTACGGAAGGTTTGAGTCCAAAGTCGCCGAAGGCGAGGGTGGGGGCAAAGAGAGCGGAGTAGCCGGGTCAAAATTTAACTTTCTAGCCGATCTACAGAGCCTAGAGGATGAGCGCGCGGCGCTGCAAAAAGCGGTGAAAAAGGCCGGTCTAATCGCCGCTGTCGTAGGGACCAGTGTGGGCGCACTGGTGGCGCGCTTTTGGGACGAAGTGGCGGCCAGCGTATTTTTCGGCATCTCCGTTTACGGCGTCGTGAGCGCTCTTTTAACGGCGAGCAAAAGACGGAATTTCAGATCAAATTTTAAAAACAGGGTCGTCGCGAGCATCGCAAAAAGCTTCGGACTTAGCTACGATGAAAATGGCGGGCTGGGGACGGATGAGTTTTTTGAAATTTACGACTGCTACATAAACGAGCAATCGAGCGAGGATATGATGAGCGGGGAGGTGCAGGGCGTGCGCGTTAGCTTTAGCGACTTTTACGCCGCCGAAAAGGTGCGCACCAAAAACGGCACTCGCACCGACGTAAAATTTCAAGGAGTGCTTTTCGTCGCGGACTTTCACAAAAGGCTTAACTGCGAGGTGCGGGTGTGTCACAAAAACTCGCGAAATCTGCGCAGATACGGACAGCGAGCGAATATGGACGATGTGAAATTTGAGGAGTTTTTCGACGTCTATACGACCGATCAAGTGGGCGCTAGATACGCTCTGACGCCACTTTTGATGCAGCGACTGACGGAGGTTTATCTAAGGCTGGGTTCGCAGATAAACGCGGTGCTAAGGGAGGATAAAATTTACGTGGCGATCGAGACCTGGCGCGATAATTTCGAGCCTAGAATCGACTGCTCGCTAAAGCAGGACGCTACGATAGCGCTTTACGTAGATGAGATCGGTGCGCTTGTGGGTATCGTGAGCGAGCTAAATTTGAACCGCAAAATTTGGAGCGAATGA
- the moaC gene encoding cyclic pyranopterin monophosphate synthase MoaC, translated as MLTHIDENNMPRMVDVGAKDESERVATASGIIRMSAEAFAAVKQNTAKKGPVLQTAVIAAIMGAKKTSELIPMTHPLTITSIKTDIEELTSECAFKLFVTVKITGKTGVEMEALTGVSVGLLTIYDMLKAIDKSMQITGIVLQRKEGGKSGVYIRG; from the coding sequence ATGCTTACACATATCGACGAAAACAATATGCCCCGCATGGTAGATGTCGGCGCCAAGGACGAGAGCGAGCGCGTAGCCACCGCTAGCGGTATCATACGAATGAGTGCGGAGGCTTTTGCCGCCGTCAAGCAAAACACGGCCAAAAAAGGCCCCGTGCTTCAAACCGCCGTCATTGCCGCGATAATGGGCGCTAAAAAGACGAGCGAGCTAATACCCATGACTCATCCGCTCACGATTACTTCAATTAAAACCGATATCGAAGAGCTTACGAGCGAGTGCGCGTTTAAGCTTTTTGTAACGGTGAAAATCACGGGCAAAACGGGCGTCGAGATGGAGGCTCTAACGGGCGTGAGCGTGGGGCTGCTGACGATTTATGATATGCTAAAAGCGATAGATAAATCGATGCAGATCACAGGCATCGTGCTACAGCGCAAAGAGGGGGGCAAGAGTGGCGTGTATATTAGGGGCTGA
- a CDS encoding DUF4299 family protein: MAERGDDDEKYEILATLKYENFIQNLPKDEYEFIDAKNIVVSAFSKAEFDALIAKCGEEGLAD, encoded by the coding sequence TTGGCGGAGAGGGGCGATGACGACGAAAAATACGAGATCCTAGCGACGCTGAAATATGAAAATTTCATCCAAAATTTGCCGAAAGATGAATACGAATTTATCGACGCTAAAAATATCGTCGTAAGCGCGTTTAGCAAAGCGGAATTTGACGCGCTCATCGCAAAATGCGGCGAAGAGGGGCTAGCGGATTAA
- a CDS encoding M48 family metallopeptidase, translated as MKKLALLISFAAMMIFTGCASTTQGGAVGIDRSQFITVSEAEMDQSAALAYKQITAQANAKHVLNTDKKLTDRVRGISKRLIAQVGAFRKDALKWNWQVNVINDPTINAWCMPGGRIVVYTGIIEKLKLTDAELAAILGHEMSHALREHSRERASTEQMKDVGIAVASSAAGLGDLGSAALNMAAQYTFTLPFSRTHETEADLMGVELMARAGYDPRAAINVWEKMNKLNESHPLKFMSTHPSNDDRIADLKEVMPKVLPLYEAATRNR; from the coding sequence ATGAAAAAATTAGCTCTTTTAATATCCTTTGCTGCGATGATGATTTTTACCGGCTGCGCGAGCACCACGCAAGGCGGCGCCGTAGGCATCGACCGCTCGCAATTCATTACCGTAAGCGAAGCTGAAATGGATCAAAGTGCCGCGCTTGCCTACAAGCAAATTACCGCCCAAGCAAACGCCAAGCACGTCCTAAATACCGATAAAAAGCTAACTGATCGCGTTAGAGGCATCTCGAAGCGCCTAATCGCTCAAGTAGGCGCATTTCGCAAAGACGCACTGAAATGGAACTGGCAGGTAAACGTCATCAACGACCCTACGATCAATGCTTGGTGTATGCCTGGCGGTCGCATCGTCGTATATACGGGCATCATCGAAAAGCTTAAGCTTACCGATGCCGAGCTGGCTGCTATTTTGGGGCACGAAATGTCGCACGCACTGCGCGAACACAGCCGCGAGCGAGCCTCGACTGAACAGATGAAAGATGTCGGTATCGCCGTAGCAAGCTCCGCAGCAGGGCTTGGAGATCTGGGCTCAGCAGCTTTGAATATGGCGGCTCAATACACATTCACGCTGCCGTTTTCACGCACGCATGAGACTGAGGCCGATCTGATGGGCGTTGAGCTGATGGCACGCGCAGGATACGATCCGAGGGCGGCGATAAACGTCTGGGAGAAGATGAATAAGCTAAATGAGAGTCATCCACTTAAATTTATGTCCACGCACCCTTCAAACGACGATCGCATCGCCGATCTAAAAGAGGTGATGCCGAAAGTCTTGCCGCTTTACGAGGCCGCCACAAGAAATAGATAG
- a CDS encoding hemolysin family protein: MLVLAFVFIFMNAFFVLSEFSIVKIRKSRLEELIKDKIPNAKLAFKISNSLDTYLSATQLGITISSLALGWIGEPAVSRLIELPLRSISIGSGAAAHTIAFVISFTLVTLFHVVLGELVPKSIAIAKTEKIVLFISRPLHIFWIMFFPIIKAFDFIAAVSLKIIGVKPAKESELALSDEEIKIIASESLKGGVLDSLETEIIKNAVDFSDTVAKEIMTPRRDLVCLNKQKSYDENYATVLQSKFTRFPYIDGSKDNVLGLIHIRDIIQQKGDKSFDKIVRKLIIVPENSPISKILPMMNKQRIFAALVIDEYGGTAGFLTMEDIIEEIFGDINDEHDANAQNFKRIDENTFEFRGRFEIEGVEEVMGIDFDEETEQLTIGGYVFNLFGSLPEIGDKISDENCDYEVLRMDGTRVSLVKAIKKAVAQPQENEEAEKNN, from the coding sequence ATGTTAGTTTTAGCTTTTGTATTCATCTTTATGAATGCTTTTTTCGTTCTTTCGGAATTCTCAATCGTAAAAATAAGAAAATCGCGCCTCGAAGAGCTTATCAAGGATAAAATTCCAAACGCAAAGCTCGCTTTTAAAATTTCAAACTCCCTTGACACCTACCTCAGCGCCACACAGCTAGGCATTACGATAAGCTCGCTCGCCCTCGGCTGGATCGGTGAGCCTGCGGTATCGAGACTGATCGAGCTGCCGCTAAGATCCATCAGTATAGGTAGCGGAGCGGCGGCACATACGATCGCCTTCGTCATATCTTTTACGCTCGTTACGTTATTTCACGTCGTGCTCGGCGAGCTGGTGCCAAAATCCATCGCTATTGCTAAAACCGAGAAGATCGTGCTTTTCATCTCTAGGCCGCTTCATATTTTTTGGATTATGTTTTTTCCGATCATAAAGGCATTTGACTTCATCGCTGCCGTATCGCTTAAAATCATCGGCGTAAAGCCCGCTAAGGAGAGCGAGCTCGCGCTTTCTGACGAAGAGATCAAAATCATCGCAAGCGAGAGCCTAAAAGGCGGCGTGCTCGATAGCCTAGAGACCGAGATCATCAAAAATGCCGTCGATTTTAGCGATACGGTCGCCAAAGAGATAATGACACCGAGGCGCGATCTAGTTTGCCTAAATAAGCAAAAAAGCTACGACGAAAACTACGCAACCGTATTGCAGTCGAAATTTACGCGCTTTCCGTATATCGACGGCAGCAAGGATAACGTCCTAGGCCTCATCCACATCCGCGACATCATCCAGCAAAAGGGAGATAAAAGCTTCGATAAGATCGTGCGCAAACTCATCATCGTGCCTGAAAACAGCCCAATCTCTAAAATTTTACCGATGATGAATAAGCAGCGTATTTTTGCCGCGCTCGTCATCGACGAATACGGCGGCACGGCGGGATTTTTGACGATGGAAGATATAATAGAAGAAATTTTTGGCGACATCAACGACGAGCACGACGCGAATGCGCAAAATTTCAAACGTATCGACGAGAACACCTTTGAGTTTAGAGGCCGCTTTGAGATCGAAGGCGTCGAGGAGGTGATGGGCATTGACTTTGATGAGGAGACCGAGCAGCTAACGATCGGCGGCTACGTCTTTAATCTCTTCGGCAGCCTACCTGAAATCGGCGATAAAATAAGTGATGAAAACTGCGACTATGAAGTGCTGCGAATGGATGGCACGAGGGTCTCGCTCGTAAAGGCGATCAAAAAAGCAGTCGCGCAGCCGCAAGAAAACGAAGAAGCGGAGAAAAATAACTAA
- a CDS encoding YegP family protein, producing the protein MAEFLIKDAKDGCKFDLLYDGHVLCTSEVYTSKAACKNGIESVAKNAALNKIEDQIAGGEKLNNPKFELYTDKADKVRFRLTASNGQIIAVSKDFEAKADALKVIELIVKQAAKAKIKEA; encoded by the coding sequence ATGGCTGAGTTTTTAATCAAAGACGCCAAAGACGGCTGCAAATTTGATCTACTTTATGACGGACACGTGCTATGCACCTCCGAGGTTTACACGAGCAAGGCCGCTTGCAAAAACGGCATCGAAAGCGTCGCAAAAAACGCCGCGCTAAATAAGATCGAGGATCAAATCGCAGGCGGCGAGAAGCTAAACAATCCGAAATTTGAGCTCTACACCGATAAAGCAGACAAGGTTCGCTTTCGCCTAACGGCTAGCAACGGACAGATCATCGCCGTCAGCAAGGATTTTGAGGCCAAAGCGGACGCTCTAAAAGTAATAGAGCTTATCGTAAAACAGGCTGCGAAAGCCAAGATCAAGGAGGCGTAA